CTTTGCTCGAAAAATCGGCTTGATGTGTTCGTCAAATGTGATTTTGGGTTTCGTTTTATCTGCTGGCTTTTTGTCTTCAGCGACTACGGCTGCTGACATCATTGATACGATCAAACCAGCAATCACAAGTGGTTTGCAGATTTGATGACAACAGAGATCGGAAAATAATTTATTCATAGTCATAACCATATTCAAAGCGGGATTCCGTATGGGAATTCCCTGAAGTTGACAAGTTGATACAAGGGGCTGGCTTAATGATTAAAGATGAATTCTCTGGAATTCAATAATGACCAGAACACATCGTTCAACGTATTGGCTTCGTCTTTTTTGTTTTCATCAAGTACCTGGATCAAGGATGAATATTCTTTGTCAGTAGGTTTACGTGACAGACAGGAAATATACATCTCGTCAATAATTTCCAGTGGTTTTTTGCCCTCTTTCACTCGAGATGCCACAAACTTACCCTGGACGATCTTGTTATTAACGGTATCACCATTCAACAGATGCAATGCCTGGGAAAGACTGGGTTCCATGCGAACTTCACACGAGCAAACCGTATCACGTTTGGCGCGGCCGAACGTTGTCAGGAAGTAAGTAGAAGTGTTTCCATCTGCAATCTGAACCGCACGGGCACCAAGGGGGAGTCCGCGGAATTTGTTCGGAGCACTCGTGACCTGAGAGATACAGTCCAGTAATACTTCAGCCCGTAAACGACGAGGCATTGCATGGGAGAAGTTTGTCAGATCACGTTCATTAGACGGATTCGTTTGGGTTGAGAGCTGGTAGGTTCGTGAAGTACAGATATCACGGACGACTTTCTTGAAGTCATAATTGTACTCTGTAAAGCGTTTCGCGAGCTCATTGAGTAGTTCCGGATTGACGGGAGGATTACTGACGCGAACGTCATCAACTTCGTTGATGATTCCCTTACCGAAAAAGTGAGCCCAGACAATGTTGCTCAAGTTGGTCGCGAAGTAGGGGTTGTCATTTGAAGCCAGCCATTGTGCAAGGACAACGCGGCGGTCTTTACCACGGGTGTCAGGTGCTTCACCCCCCAGGAACTTTGGTTTCATGACACGTTTATCAACCAAGTGACGAACTTCTCCGCTACCTCGGTTATATATAATTGATTCACGAGGGTCTTCACTCCGTTTTCGGCCGATTTGTGAGAAGAAGGCTGCAAAACTGTAGTAGTCATCCATGGTCCAGCGGTCGAATGGGTGATTGTGACACTGAGCACACTGAATCCGCATTCCCATGAAGACCTGAGCTACATTTTCAGACACTTTCAATGTGTCCCGTTCGTTTTCGTAGTAGTTAGTTGCGGCGTTGGCGAACGTACCACCGTTGGACCCCAGGATTTCCTGGATCATGATATTAATTGGCACGTTGGAGGCAATCCGTTCCTGCAACCAGTTGTAGTACAATAGTGCTGACTTATAGCTGATCCGGTTATTGACTGTGCGGATCTGTAACAGCTCTGACCATTTCATGACCCACATTTCTACGAATTCTTTGCGGTTCAAAAGTTTGTCAACGAGCTTTTCTCGTTTCTTGGGATCCTTGTCAGCAGCGAACTGGTTAAACTCTTCGATGGTGGGCAGGATGCCACAGATATCAAGGCTGGCACGACGCAGAAATTCGGCATCGGAGCAGACTTCAGAAGGAACGACACGGAGTTTTTTCAGTTTGTTGTGGATCAAAGTATCGACGTAATTATTTTCAGGGACATTCGGCCATTCAAAATTGAGACCCTTGGGTAATACAACAAAGTGTGATCCGACCGTGTGTGTGTCGAAGCGGGCCATAATAAAGGCTTCACCTCGATTACTTGCCGTAATCAAACCATCTTTGGTGATTGTTGCCGAGTTGTCATTGTTGGAAGAGAATGAAGACAGCGAAGTCACATCGCGAGTTGTGCCATCAGAATAATAGGCGAGTACGGAAACCTGTTGCTTGGTTCCTTTGCCGTCCATGACCCCGCCTTCGGGATAAATTTCAACTTTCGTGACGGTAGGAATTGCACCTGCATCGTAGGGAGCTCCCGCTTCTAACCAGCGGAGCACTTGCGTGTAGAGTTCGGAATCTTTTTCGTATAGTTTACCACCCGTATGCGGGACAGCACCGATGGCTTTTTCCAGCAACAGACTTTCCCGGGGCAGGCTGAGGTTGATACGACGTCCACTAAGTTCACGAGTTAAACGATCATAGTCCCCCTTGGGGTCAAATCCGAAAAGAGAAAGACGGAATCCATCTTTTCCACGGGCGGCACCGTGACAGCTACCGGTGTTACAGCCACCTCGCATAAAGGTGGGCATCACGTCCAGGTTGAAGCTGATCGGGCGATCTTCTTTTGCTTTGACTACTTTTGAGTGAAGTTTGATCGTCGCACCACCAAAGCTGGCAAGCAAGTCAGTTTCACCATCTCCGGCGGGATAAACCATGTTTTTATCAACCCGTACAATGCCTGCTTTAGCAGGTTTGATTTGTAACTGGCTGGTGACATCTTGTGTAAGCCCATTGTCATAAACAGCCTGACCAATGATCGACTGCCGATCGCGGCTGGTGGTGAGTTGGATGTCCTGGGGATAAACATTCAATTTCACCATTTTGGGAGCTGGCTTGGCAGGCGCTGGTTTCGGAGCAGCAGGCTTGGGCTTTGGCGTTGCGGGTTTCGCGGGAGCCGGTTTTGTTTCAGCAGGCTTCGCGGGTGCCGGTTTCACTTCAGCCGGTTTTGCCGGGGCAGGTTTGGCAGGAGCCGGAGTTGCGGCTGGTTTTGCCGGAGCTGGCTTGGCAGGTTGTGTTTTATCATCTGCTACTGTGAGAGAGAGTCCACTGACAATAAACAGTAGAGAGAGAACACTACGAAATAATTTTTGATGACGCCACATAATCGAAAACCTTTTTTCGTCAACAGGAATTAGTTGAGGAAAGTGATATAAACTAAGAGTTCTTTTATTGAGAAACTGAGCGAACTAATGGTTATTGATTTATTTAGTACCGGATTCCAGACGTTTCTGGGCTTCTAAGCGAAGTTGTTCCAGCCGTGTCAGTCGCTTGGGAGGTGCTTCTTTTTTCGGCTCCGCTTTTTTCGCGACCACTTTGGGTTTAGCAGGTTCATCTTTTTTCGGTGGGAGTGGTTTGTCGATCCGTAATTCAGTACGACCTGTCGTATGCACGACTGTCTCACCATTCATGGGGATCTCCACCTGGCAGAACAGACTCTTATGCCGTCCCTGAGGTGAAGCAGGATCCGTCTTTACTTTGAAGATCAGTTCTTTACTCTCTTTATTAAAGGAGATGTCTTCGGTTGTCACCTTGGGAGGCAGACCAACCAGTTTGATTTTGGCATCGCCTTCAAACGGGTTTTTCATATTCACCTTGCAGATAATTTCAGTTTCTTTTCCCTGTTCGACCGCAGTACGCGCCAGCTGAAGATCAACGAAGGAATCGGAGACTTCCAGATTTGCCAGTTGTGAAGAAACCCAGGCATTACCACCCACATTTGCCGAACCAATTACAAATACTTTCCATTTCTTGATCTCAGCTTTGCTATTTGCATTCAGAGGATAGAAGGCTTCGTTTTTTCCTTTGGGAATTGTAACGCGACTGGAAGCACCCACTCCTGGTGGACGGAAGGGAAACTGCAGTGTAATCGGTTCGTCAAATCCTTCTTTGCGGGTAACCACAACTTTGAGTTGCATAGAACCACTCCGGGCCAGAGGTGCCTTGGGTTCTACGATATCGAGTTTGAAAGGCAATTCTTCCACAACGGTGACGGGAATTTGTGCTACGTCTTTCATCCACAGTAATTGATTATTGCGGACGCGAACCAGGTCAGCCCGGTTTTTGAATACGCCTTCAATCTTCTGGTTAGGATCAGCGTGTCGTCCTTTGAGTGCAATCAACTCGCCTTCCACGGCAGCATCAGCGGCTGCTTCAAAAACAACAGGCATTGTCGTTAAATTGGCTGCCATCGGTTCGGCGACCATTTTGATGCCTTTAGGAAGGTTGGATGAATCGAGAACAATTTCTCCACCAAAGTTAGTTCGCTTGGCACTCACCACAACCGCGAAACGGTTTCCTTTGGCGACGACAATACGCTGTCGTTCCTGGGAATAACGAGCATTTCTGGGAATTCCCAGTTCGAGTGATGGTGAAACAGGAAGCATCTCAACACGGTAAACAAAATCAACACCGCCGCGTTTAAGGTGATCGGTGATCGAAAGGAAGTATTCGCCATCTGCGGGGAATTTGTATCGGAAGTAACTGTCCGGGCCTCGTGAATCATCGTTCGAGGCGACTCGTTGTGACTTCGCGTTATAAAGGTACATCACCGGGTCAAGAGGAGAGCGAACGCGACGTGCGTAGCACTCGATTTCCAGTGTCTGTCCTTTTTTGCCTTGAAATTTGAAGTAATCAATGTCGCCCTCTTTTTCAATGATGCCATTAAAGGCATTCGGAAGCGCGGCAGGCGAAGCCAGTTTGAATTCGTTATTTGGCTCCTGTTCCATGGAATTACCATGAGGGAACAAACGGAAGACATTGCCAGAAGGAGCGCTTCCGCCAGCGTCAGCAGCGAAAAGTTCAAATTCATCGTTGGGTTTATCTGGCAGTTGAAATTCCTGAGCAAGGTTATCAACGGTATTCCCTTTAAAGGTCACTTTTTGTTTTGAGGCTAACTGACCACCAGCCGGGTAGACGGCAGTAGGGCGCGGATAGGTTCCGACGTGTAGACGATAAAAGGCGGCACCGTTTCCACCATAGGAACTGTCACGAACCAGGATCGTGTATTTTCCATCTGCAGGTGCGATTACAGAAATTGCCGAGTCATTTCTGAGGAGTGGCAGATCGTCTTCTGCTTTCAATTCAAAACGCTTTTCGTCGAGAATTGCAAGATAAGGGTCAAATAGCGTCGTTGCCAGACGAACGCCTTCGATCTCTGCTGAGATGCGTTGTCCTTTTTTCGCGGTGACAACAAAATGATCGACATCTTCGTTCTGGATCACACCAGTTACGGTTTGGTTCAATTCAATTGGTTGTGGTGTTTCGAACTCACTGTTCGGTTCTTTTTCCGCGACTTCAGGGAATTGGCCGACCCAGAATGTTTTGTAGTCAGAGACACCGCTTTTCGTGCGAACCTGGAAGGTGTGTTCACCCAGGTCACAGTCAGGTGCAATCTTAACGATGGCGGTACAGATATTGGCATTCTTGGGATTGGCTTTGATCTCTTTAAACTCGAACCCTTTTTTGTACGACAGAATTTCGACTGCATCGGAGAGCCGGGCTCCAATGAATGTCAGACTGACTTCGGTGCCTCGTTGTCCCCCTCGCGGGCGAACATAATTCAGGCTGGGGTCAGCAGCCCCAGCGAGATCCACGAGTACCAGGCTCAGTGCGATTGTCAAAATTCCGGTGCAAACAGATCTGTACTTCTGCAGCATCACGGTTCCCCCCCTTGGAAATGTTGATGTTCGAGAATCAGTTTTATTTTTCGCTTGAACGAGAATGTTAGCACGAGCAAACAAGCCCGTACTAACAATTCTGGTTCAATCAATTCGTTTATTTATTGTCTGGTTTAAGCAAGCAGGTCTTTTATGACTTTCCCACCATTGACAATTTCGATGGGTCGATCACCGGGTGCCATCAGTTCTTTGTCAGAAACAATTCCCAGACAATGGTAAATGGTTGTGGCCCAGTCCATGACGGAAAGTGGATTGTCTTCTGGTTCAGAAGCGATGGCGTCAGAGGAACCATAAATGTGTCCTCCTTTGACTCCACCACCGGCCATTACAACACTGAAGACTTTCGGCCAGTGGTCCCGGCCGGCAGTCGCGTTGATTTTTGGTGTTCGTCCAAATTCACTACAGACACAAACCAGAGTGCTCTTCAAGAGCCCCCGATCACTCAGGTCTGAGATCAGTGTGGAGAAAGCCTGGTCGAATGAAGGCAGGTTTCTGTCGATTCCAGTTTGGATTCTGTCGTGCATATCCCAACCGCCATATGTCATGGTGACAAAGCGGGCACCTGCTTCGACGAGACGTCGTGATAACAGCATACGGGCACCAGCCTGGTTTCGACCATAAGCATCACGCACCTTCGCATCTTCTTTATTCAGATCGAAGGCTTCCTGAGACGCTTTAGACGAGACCATGTCATAGGCCTGTTTGTAGAAGGTATCGACCGCATCCAGAGAATCTGATTTTTCTTTGGAAACAAAGTACTCGTTGACCGAATCCAGCAAAGACCGACGACGAGTAAATCGATTGGTGTCAACACCACCAGGCAAATTCAAGTCACGCACTTTGAAGCCATTCGATGCAGGATCTGATCCGACACTGAAGGGAGCAAAGGATGAACTCAGGTAGCCTGTACCAGCGAATTCGTTCGGCTGATTTGGAATACATACATATTGTGGCATGTTATTCTTAGGGCCAAACTCATGAGTGACTACACTTCCCATGCTGGGGAACTGCAGAGCAGGGCTGGGACGATATCCGGTGAACATGTTATGTGTTCCCCGTTCGTGAGCCGCTTCGCCGTGGGACATGGAACGGCAGATGGTCAATTTATCCATCAGCTTAGCTGTCTTGACCAGCTTTTCATTCAACCGAACTCCAGAGATATTGGTCTCGATTGAGTTCATGGGACCTCTGTATTCAATCGGAGCGTAAGGTTTCGGATCCCATGTTTCCTGATGTGCAGCCCCACCTGGCAGGTAGATGAAAATAACTGACTTCGCAGT
This genomic interval from Gimesia alba contains the following:
- a CDS encoding DUF1501 domain-containing protein, translated to MSLKQSRRDFLHVGFAGGIGLTLPQFLRMKSAQAELKHYESKEGTAKSVIFIYLPGGAAHQETWDPKPYAPIEYRGPMNSIETNISGVRLNEKLVKTAKLMDKLTICRSMSHGEAAHERGTHNMFTGYRPSPALQFPSMGSVVTHEFGPKNNMPQYVCIPNQPNEFAGTGYLSSSFAPFSVGSDPASNGFKVRDLNLPGGVDTNRFTRRRSLLDSVNEYFVSKEKSDSLDAVDTFYKQAYDMVSSKASQEAFDLNKEDAKVRDAYGRNQAGARMLLSRRLVEAGARFVTMTYGGWDMHDRIQTGIDRNLPSFDQAFSTLISDLSDRGLLKSTLVCVCSEFGRTPKINATAGRDHWPKVFSVVMAGGGVKGGHIYGSSDAIASEPEDNPLSVMDWATTIYHCLGIVSDKELMAPGDRPIEIVNGGKVIKDLLA
- a CDS encoding DUF1549 and DUF1553 domain-containing protein codes for the protein MWRHQKLFRSVLSLLFIVSGLSLTVADDKTQPAKPAPAKPAATPAPAKPAPAKPAEVKPAPAKPAETKPAPAKPATPKPKPAAPKPAPAKPAPKMVKLNVYPQDIQLTTSRDRQSIIGQAVYDNGLTQDVTSQLQIKPAKAGIVRVDKNMVYPAGDGETDLLASFGGATIKLHSKVVKAKEDRPISFNLDVMPTFMRGGCNTGSCHGAARGKDGFRLSLFGFDPKGDYDRLTRELSGRRINLSLPRESLLLEKAIGAVPHTGGKLYEKDSELYTQVLRWLEAGAPYDAGAIPTVTKVEIYPEGGVMDGKGTKQQVSVLAYYSDGTTRDVTSLSSFSSNNDNSATITKDGLITASNRGEAFIMARFDTHTVGSHFVVLPKGLNFEWPNVPENNYVDTLIHNKLKKLRVVPSEVCSDAEFLRRASLDICGILPTIEEFNQFAADKDPKKREKLVDKLLNRKEFVEMWVMKWSELLQIRTVNNRISYKSALLYYNWLQERIASNVPINIMIQEILGSNGGTFANAATNYYENERDTLKVSENVAQVFMGMRIQCAQCHNHPFDRWTMDDYYSFAAFFSQIGRKRSEDPRESIIYNRGSGEVRHLVDKRVMKPKFLGGEAPDTRGKDRRVVLAQWLASNDNPYFATNLSNIVWAHFFGKGIINEVDDVRVSNPPVNPELLNELAKRFTEYNYDFKKVVRDICTSRTYQLSTQTNPSNERDLTNFSHAMPRRLRAEVLLDCISQVTSAPNKFRGLPLGARAVQIADGNTSTYFLTTFGRAKRDTVCSCEVRMEPSLSQALHLLNGDTVNNKIVQGKFVASRVKEGKKPLEIIDEMYISCLSRKPTDKEYSSLIQVLDENKKDEANTLNDVFWSLLNSREFIFNH
- a CDS encoding PPC domain-containing protein, with the translated sequence MLQKYRSVCTGILTIALSLVLVDLAGAADPSLNYVRPRGGQRGTEVSLTFIGARLSDAVEILSYKKGFEFKEIKANPKNANICTAIVKIAPDCDLGEHTFQVRTKSGVSDYKTFWVGQFPEVAEKEPNSEFETPQPIELNQTVTGVIQNEDVDHFVVTAKKGQRISAEIEGVRLATTLFDPYLAILDEKRFELKAEDDLPLLRNDSAISVIAPADGKYTILVRDSSYGGNGAAFYRLHVGTYPRPTAVYPAGGQLASKQKVTFKGNTVDNLAQEFQLPDKPNDEFELFAADAGGSAPSGNVFRLFPHGNSMEQEPNNEFKLASPAALPNAFNGIIEKEGDIDYFKFQGKKGQTLEIECYARRVRSPLDPVMYLYNAKSQRVASNDDSRGPDSYFRYKFPADGEYFLSITDHLKRGGVDFVYRVEMLPVSPSLELGIPRNARYSQERQRIVVAKGNRFAVVVSAKRTNFGGEIVLDSSNLPKGIKMVAEPMAANLTTMPVVFEAAADAAVEGELIALKGRHADPNQKIEGVFKNRADLVRVRNNQLLWMKDVAQIPVTVVEELPFKLDIVEPKAPLARSGSMQLKVVVTRKEGFDEPITLQFPFRPPGVGASSRVTIPKGKNEAFYPLNANSKAEIKKWKVFVIGSANVGGNAWVSSQLANLEVSDSFVDLQLARTAVEQGKETEIICKVNMKNPFEGDAKIKLVGLPPKVTTEDISFNKESKELIFKVKTDPASPQGRHKSLFCQVEIPMNGETVVHTTGRTELRIDKPLPPKKDEPAKPKVVAKKAEPKKEAPPKRLTRLEQLRLEAQKRLESGTK